From the genome of Deinococcus malanensis:
GAGGTGCTGCTGGTTGAGGACTGCGAGGGGGACGTGCTGCTGGTGCAGGAGGCGGTCGCGGATGTGGACGTGCGGCTGCACGTCGTTCGTGATGGCGTGGACGCCCTCGCGTTCCTGAAGCGCGAGAGGGCTTTTGCAGACTGCCCGCGTCCCGCGGCGGTGCTGCTCGATGCCCACCTGCCCCGCCGGAATGCCGTGGAGGTGCTGCAGGAAATCCGCACTGACCCGGCCTTGAACTCCCTGAAGGTGGTGGTGTTCAGCAGCTCTGAGGCGCCGCGGGACGCCGAACTGAACCTAGCGGCGGGCGCCGATGCCTACGTGGCCAAGCCTCTGGGCTTCGAGGCATTCGTGCAGGCCGTGCAGCACATCCTGCGTGACTGGGGAGGGGAGATGCCTGCGCCGCGGCACCTGAAGTAGGGCAGACCGGTCTGGTGACAGGCCGCTCTGTGGATCAGGCCCAGCCGGCCGCCCGGTGGAGTGCACCTGGGTCAGCACCGAAGCCGCCGAGGAAGATGACCGTGTTGAATTCTGAAAGCTCATGTCCAGCATCCCTAGCGCCGCTGGAATGCCAAGCTGGGAGCTGACTGATGGACTCAACGCTGCTGATGCTTCCCATGCTGCTGGGTCCCATGGCTTTTGCCGGGGGCCTGGCGGCCGTCGCCTGGACCTAACCCGCGGCCGGCCCGGCGCGCGGCGCACCGCGGCGCTCGCCCTGGCCACGCCCACCCTGGCGTCGTTCGCCTTCTTCCTGGGGCTTCTGCTGGCCACCGGGTGGAATGAACTGCGCGGGACCGACACCGGATGGTACGACACCTACCGCACGCCCCTCGGCGGCGGGTATTACATCACGCGCATCGACACCTCCAGCTCCACGCCCTTCCTGGAGACCCCGGGGGGGCGCCAGCCACCAGGGGCCGTCACCCGCCTGGGCTGCGCCGGGCGCCTGGTGGCGGTGGAACTGACCCCGCATGAGCAGACCCCCGGGTACGTGCTGATCGGACCCGGCAAGCGGCTGCGCCCGTTCCAGGCTCAAGCCGCGCTTGAACGCGCCGCAGGGCAGCCGGTGACCTGGGGCCGCGAGCTGGCCTGGGGCAAGGACCTGGAAGAGACCGCCAGCTGCGCGCCGCGCGTCGGCTGGGCCGATCATCTGGTCGGCGGCGCCCTGACCGCCACGCCGCCCCTGTTGACCTTCGGCGCCCTGGCCTGGCGCATCCGCACGGTACGTCGGCGCCCGCCCCTCAACCCAGGTGTGTCCGCTGCGGACGGCGCGCCCCCAGCGCCCTGACCTTCCGGTGCTGTGTGACAGCCGATCGGGCCGTGCGGTTCGGTTGGATGGACACGGGGGGAGCCTGGTGCAGGAGCCCGTGAATCGTACGCTCAGCCGGCGCTTTGCTATGACCCGTCGGTCAACCGTGGCTCATGACTTCCAGGTCCCTGCGCAGGTTCACTGCGAGGTGATGTGGTCAGCCAGGGGCCGCGCAGGCATGCACGGGAAGCAGGGGAAAAGTGTCAGAGGGCTGTCCGGGAACATGTCCGCGTCGCTGGAGCGCAATGGCTGACTTGCCACGAGGTCCTGTGCGGCGAGAATTCGGGCATCGACAGGTGCGCCGCAAAGACACTTCCTGCAGCACCCCTATATATAAGGTGAACTTTTCGACATATATCCAGGTGCGCTTTCTAGCGTGACGGCACGGGCCGAGGAGCGCAGATTCCTTCTGCCTGCTTACCACGATCTGCGAAAGGTCATCGCCTGTCTGAACCCAGGAGGTGGGAAGCGGGAGAAGCCTCAAGCTGGCGGTACGCGAAAGGCGTCGGCTCAGGGTGGTGCCTCCAGCCGCCTCCGATAGACGATGTGACCATGCCCCCTGGCCGTTCTCCCGCTCCTGCTTCCCGGCGCCACCACAGCGAGACTGCGTCTCTCATTACAGGACAGAAGGGTCCAGACCAACCGGAAGCCAACGGACGCGCCCGCCGCCGGCGGAGCCCCGCTGATGGTCGTCCGCGGATGCGGCCTTCCCAGGCGTCGCCGCTCACACACCTGCTTCAGGTGTCAGAGCCGGAGGCCCTGGAGGCGCGGTTCTGGGCGCACGTGGAAAAAGGCGAGGGTGAGGACGCCTGCTGGCGCTGGACCGGCGGCACCGTGAACAGTGGGTACGGCCTCGTCCGGGTGACCGGGCGGCACCCACAAGCGTTCCGCCCACCGGGTGGCGTGGCTGCTCACG
Proteins encoded in this window:
- a CDS encoding response regulator, whose translation is MLEVLLVEDCEGDVLLVQEAVADVDVRLHVVRDGVDALAFLKRERAFADCPRPAAVLLDAHLPRRNAVEVLQEIRTDPALNSLKVVVFSSSEAPRDAELNLAAGADAYVAKPLGFEAFVQAVQHILRDWGGEMPAPRHLK